The genomic window TGACCTCATGACTTAGTAAAGCTACTTAACTTTGGAAATGTATCACAAGTATTAATAATATCCATTTCACAGGACTAGTtgtggaaaagaaataaaataattgaagtgAAAATGCTTTGCAAACCATATAGTTTTAATGAAAGTATCTAGGACAAGAAGAGTTAGAAAACTGAAGAGTGGGGATAAACATGACCGATGCCATTCAGCTCCAAAAAACTGCACTCCAGAACCATCATTTTCTTaagcagaaaagagagaaaggccgCTATGTATACTACATGGGAATAAGTTAGATGCAAGATCCACTGGAACCAAGAGGCAAGTGGAGAGATAAGAAGTAGTTTGCTACTATGGCAAGCTACAGCATCCACAGGCTACATGACTGGGAAAACCTGGCACTAATCCAAGCCTGTTTTTCTaactataaaataagaaaactgttCTGTTTTCTCTCCCCTACTTCAGAGGGATTGTGTGGGAAATTACCCATCACAAGGGTCCTGAATTTATTGCAGATATTGAACAAATTCAGACTCTAATATGGGATAAGGGTGTGGTTTCTAATTCCTCTTCAGGGATGGAAGAGATGAAAGAATGAGCTTTCCAGGGGGAGCCCAGAGTCAGTGCACAGTGGTCTTGCCCTGCAGCTCCCCGGATTCAAGGGATCTCTCTGCCCTTGAATCGCAATCACTTGTATCTTCTTAAAATCCATAGAGAGTCCTTCCCCGCGTGACAATGTGCTGAAGGTTGTCACCCTTGGGCCATTCAATCAGAATGAAACAGGAGATGTTGACTGATTTTTCCCACTAGTTCCCTACTCCCTCATAATCTGGGAGGAAAAACACAAAGCCAACATGGCTTCAGAGATGAAGCAGCCCTCCCTTCTGCTCTTACGCTCACCACCCATCTCAGGTTCAACAGCATTCTTCCTGGTTAAATGTTCTCAGATGCATCCACGCATCTTTACACCAAGCACATCCTTTGGGTCCACCTCGTGTCCATCTGTGATTTTTTGGCCAATTTCTAGTTACCTCCATGTAATCAGAGCTAACCTCAGCTGGGCAACCCACTCTCATCTGTGCTTGTAAAAGAGCCATTGCCATAGCCAAGCTCAGTGATCCATCCCAGGGAGTACACTGGGCAACGCTTAAGGCTTTTCTCTCATCCTCTTAAGTCTGTCACTCACTTGAACGCTGTGTGAGTCTGAGTTGCCTCCTATGAAATGAGGAATAATACTGATTCACAGACATTTTTAGAGGAAGAACTTGGGAATTTCAGTCCCAGAGCCCAGGTGGTATCCTCCTCAGGGGGCGCTCCCGTGCACTGTCCCGTGCACTGTCTTTGGCTGCTTGGAAGGACTGAATCCAACCCAGGCCTCAGAAACCTATCAAGATCTAGCCCTGGAAAACTAAGCTCCAGAGAGCATTTGAGTCCATGCATAAGGATCTAGGGAACctaaagagagagatgtttcattcTGGTGCTCTAGCCCAGAGAGCCATGAGCTTGGAAACACTGACTTCAAGAAATCCAAGTTTATGACATGTGTTTGCTTTAATCCAAACTAGTCAGTCCTGCTTCCTTCCACGTAGACATCCATTCTGTTGCAGCAATGGAGAACGAGTCAGTTCCAGCCAGTTAGGGGCAGAGGCAAGTGCTACCTCTAGCACTTGTATGAAATCATTGGAAGCTCAGGGGGAGAAGTCCAGCTGGCACAGGAGTTGCTTGCTTGAAAGCTAGGACAGGGAGAGGTTGAGTCTGTGTAGAGATGTTGGCTCCTCAGTTCTGGCCAAATCTCAGGGTGCGTAGAGATCTGATGGAGTTATGATGGTTTCATGTCAGAGGTGAAAGCTCACAGGTGGGTGGATGTGTGGACGAATGAAGAGAAAGATGGATGCAGGAAGAGAAGTGATGGGACCCTTGGGGTACCCTCATGATGCTGTTGACATCACTGAACCTGGGCTATTCAGTCCCTCAGTGTTCAGGCCACCTACCAATAACAAAACAACACACTGAAAATTTCCAGCCCAGCCCAAAGACTCATTGATCCAATCTGGGGAATGGGAGAAATGATTAGGCCTTTGTTACCAGGGGTAAGGAGTTCAGGTTGCCCCAAGACTAAGGCCAAGGCAGTCCATCTTCTGAAGGGCTTGATGTCGGACAAAGCTTTGTGGCTTGGGTGTCAATGTAAAGGAATGTGGGGACCATGGACAGAGTCGGCATTAATCTCAGGGACCAATTTAAAGTCCCCTGTGCAAGCTGCCGCCCACCTCCACCTTCCCCTCCCATGTAAGTCCCTGTAGATCACCTCTGTCGTACCGCTTCTGTTCTATTCCTCCACTGGGACCGCAGAGTTCTCCTTGTTCTCTGAAGGGATGGCAAGGTAGTCAGACCTGGAGGAGGACATGAGGAAGGGGCAAGGGCATCAGTGCTTCAGTGTCCAGTGAGGAGGGGACAACAAAGGGGAAAGAGCAGGGCTCAGGGACAAAGGTGTCTGCAGAAAAACTCTGCAGTTCCCAAGAGACAGCTAGAATGGCCCTTCCAGCAGATCCAGGTACACCCACCAGCAGGATGTGTCTTCTCATTGTCTGCACTGTCCTCAGGACTTAGTATTATTATTTGGTTAAGATTCTGGCCAAACTGATGGGTGAGAAACTGTATCTTACACttgctttccttttcatttccctAGTCCCTGTTTAAATCGAGCATCTCTTCATGTTTAGGAGCTATTGGTGCTTCTATTTCTGTCCTCTGTCCATTTGCTGTGCCAGTTTTtcttgtgagatttttttttctcattgatttttcACTGATGGTTTCATGTCTGGAACATTTCTCCAAGTCTGTTTTTTGTCTAGAAATTTGCTTAGTGATTCTTATAGTGAACATTAGATTCTTATATGTAGTATAATCAAATTTATCATTATTCCCCCTCTTTGGTTTGTGCCTTTGTATTCTGTCCTAATGGGTTTTCTTTGTTACAGCTCAtccttttccatctctgtgcTTAATCCTGTATAACTCCTCACATTTCTCTTTTGCTAACCAGTCTCTAATATTCTAAATTAGCCAGCccattgaattttaaattttgctatcTTTTTCAATTGAAGAATTTTTGTTGTCATTCCtaatttgtctgttttttttttttttcttagcagcCTACTTTGTTCGTGTGTTTTTGATTGCTTCCTTTATTGCTGTATTTTAAGTGCGCTTATTTTCTGTACTTTATCAGGCCCTTCTGTGTCTGAGCCTCAGCTCTTTCCTACAGTGTGTTCTGGTTTGGAACTGGATTGTGAATCAGATGTGACAGCACTTAATCTGGGGAACCCAGTTAGGCTTTGGCTAAAGGTGGGGTCCCTTCAAGATGGGTTTCCATTTGCCTCTGTGAAACATGGTTATCACTGGCCAGGGACTAGTTTTTATTGAATTTCACAGCTTATGAGGTTCCTGGCTCACGTGGGCAGGTCATATAAACTTAAATGCCAAACACTGTGAAAGCAGGCGTTGATGCTAATTCTTAGGACTGTTTCATTCTTCTAGTTGGAATTAGACCAAAATGGGTAACTTTGCTTGGCATTTTCCTGGGCCAGTGCTTACTCCCAGTCTACTTCTGTGTGAGCTATAGCCTTCTGAGGATCCTAGCTTTGCTGAGGGCCTCAGTTCCAACTGTGCTTTTTATGTGACCCTGATTGCAGACACTTCCTGTCCAAGCACGGGCACTTCCTGTCAAACCTGGACACTTCCTGTCCAAGCACGGGCACTTCCTGTCCAAGCACTAAAATCCCAGCACCCAGGTCACCAGGAGTTACAGCCTCCCTCAGAATCACACTTTTTATCTCGACCTGGCCTTAACTTTTTATTTCCCTGACATCATACATATGCAAAAggatgttttcttcatttttatcaaaCAATTTTAGGTGGTAACAGCTGGGGCTTTTTAGCTTCCTGCCCCGTGAATGTTGCCAGGAATCCGTGGgagtttttctgtctttcctcttccTGAGGCCAATGTGGTCTCTCAGACTCCATGTTTTCTAACAGGTGCTCACTCAGGTcttgggtgggggggtggaggccAGCAGTCAGCAGGCTTGAATTAAAACttcattttgccttttccagtAGCCTCAGGAAAACGGTCAGACTCAGTGTTCCCATgtgtaaaatgggcataatagCAGTGCCTACCTCAAAGGCTGTTAGGAGAAGAAGGTGGAAGATGTATACAGATTGCTTAGTGGCTCACCTGGGACAGCAAGCATCCTGAAGGTGCTAGCTAGCATTCCTTTGGCATCATTGGACTTACGCGTTTTCTTGTGCTGCCTCTTCGGCCTTTGAAACCTTCCTGTAGCAATAAACCATCTCTATGAGCAGCCACAGGGTGAGGAAGACCAGAAGGATGTACATCATGATCTCTGAGACCACGGAGGTGAAGTCCTCTCCAGCTGTAAGGAGGAGAGTGAGGCTAAGCACGGGTGTGGTGTCCCACAAACCGAGCGCTGTCACTGGGACAGACAGGAGGCTTGTTTTTAAGGATGGATTAAGAAAGCCCAGAGTTCAAAGGAACTCAGAGGACACCAGAGGAGTTTCTTATCCTACAGCTGTCCTGACGTCAGCTTTcttactgcttttctttttttcctttttctttttttttttttttttttgacaggcagagtggatagtgagagagagagacagagagaaaggtcttcctttgccgttggttcaccctccaatggccgccacggctggcgcgctgcggccggcacaccgcgctgatccgatggcaggagccaggtacttctcctggtctcccatggggtgcagggcccaagtactgggccatcctccactgcactcccgggccacaacagagagctggcctggaagaggggcaaccgggacagaatccggcgccccgaccgggactagaacccagtgtgccggcgccgcaaggtggaggattagcctagtgagccacagcgccagcctcttacTGCTTTTCATCGGCCGCTCTGGAGATGAAAAtgcaggagtgtgatggctggaaGAAGTAGCAGGGCAGCAGAAGGAATCTTGGGCTCAGAGTGAGCTAACTATACAGTTACTGTTGGCCCTCATACCCACGGCTCCCACTTCCATGTAGCCAACCAGTCCTGGATTAAAAGAAACATTGCACATGCCACAGCCAGATTTGGgctaggcggaagccaggagccagaactcaatcagaCTCTCCatggggagggcaggggtgcatgcacttcagccatcttctgctacctcccaggatgcgtaggcaggaagctggatgggaagcagcgTGGCTGGAACttgacctggcactctgatgtggatgcaggtgtcacaagcagtggctgaacccgctgtgccacatcactTGCTCCCTCACTATTTCTGAAGCACAGATCGAGGTCTGCAACTTCCTTGCTGAAAACCCTCCTGTGCTCCATGCCGTCGCGGGGTCAAGCCCAGACTCTGGGCCAGCTCTTTTCACCCCATTCCCATTCAGCTGGCCAGAAAAACTTGGCACCCACACCTTGGTATTTCAGAATCTGCAGaggtttcttcttcctctcccctcttctggACTGAAtccccagctgctgctttcctgtcTCCTCACAGGGCTCCTGGACTCCGCTGGGCGCCCTCTCATATGGAAATGTCCTCACTCACATTCTTCTCATTCACTTTGTCCCTCCGTGATGAGGGTTCTGAGGGTGTACTGTGAAGTTTGTCTCTTTTCTATTGACTCTTATTGACAGCTTTAATATTCATTGTGGTTTATCAGTCTGCTGTCTCATCTTGGAATGTCCAAAGTACCCAGTAGGTATTTCTTGAATGAATCACTAAAAATAAGTATTGATCTTTGTTTCTCAATTGACAAAAATGGCCAATGAAAACATGATACATGGCCACTGTGTCCTAGTAGGAGGGAGGTTGCAGCCACCTCTACCCTTGCCAACTCCTACCAGTAGATTCATGGCCCAGTGTTTCCCTAGGGCCCATGTCATCCTTGCTTGTTAAAATTAGCACAGCACGTCTCGGGTGTGTGTTTAGCCCAGTGAGTAAGACCTAGGAtctgcatcacagtgcctgggttcagtatgctcttgacttcagccttctgccaatgcacaccctgggaggcagtggggatgctcaaataactgggttcccaCCATCCAAGTGGAAggtctggattgagctcctggctcctgactttagcctggctcagccctggctgttgcaggcatttggggagcagaccagtgGCTGAGagccctgtctttctgtctcaaaaaaaaaaaaaaaaaaaaaaaagtacagcatAGCCAACCATGACATTCACTTCAGACAATCTAGGAGCTCCGGGATCATCCAAGTTTCCTAAATGGAACTGGAAGACACAGATAACATCTTGAGGTTGCAGAGAATGCCATACACCCCAAATGTCTTCTTGTGCCTTTGCGACTGCCTGATACACTGTTTGTGACATGTCTGTCTTAAAACCTGCAATCTCTTTTCAAATGCAGTTGCTGAGAAGTGGTAACACAGGGTGCCGTCCTCAGTATTATTAGACATCTCTAAGTGAAGAGCCCTCGTATTTCTGTTTCAGAGTCAGGAGGtgaaagccaaagccagggcaaATCCAGGCCCAACTAAGAGAACCTGGGGGCTTCTCTGGGACCAGAGGAATAGAGGAGATGGGTAGGGTGTGTCATGGGCAATATGAGGCAGAGGACATCTGGTGGGCAGGGCTGCCTCCCCCCCGGGGGAGGGGTCACAGAGGCAAAGAAAAGAAGCAGCGTGTTGGAGAGGGGATGGTGGCAGAAGGGAAGGATGCACTGGGAACAGAGCCAGCCTGATAAGCAGATCTGCAATCCAGCCCAGTTTCTGGTGCTACCTGCTTCCTGTCCCAAGCAagtcccccacccctgcagagctCTGTTCTCCAAGCCACGAAGTGAGGGGCAGCCTGGCTGTACCCTCTTATCACCTGAGATCCCACCCCAACTCACACCTGCAATGGCATGGAGGCCCCAGTGGATTAAATGATATCCAAGCTGCATTCCAGCCGGACCATCCACGCGGCACTGTGGCTCTGACAACAAAgttgtttttccttccttccttaccaGGCTTGCTCTGGTGCCTGGCAGGCAACCAGCTGAGCTTTGCCACACTTTCTACCAGTTGTGTACCAGGGTCTCTAGGGGTAAAAACCTGAGGGAACAGGGGGTAGAGACAACAGGCACCATCCCAGGGCCTGGCAGGTCCCAGCCAGCAGTTCCTGATGGTGACCAGGAGAGGGCGCCAGGCTGTCTCACCCCCACCACGGCAGGGAGGCGCGCAGTGTAAACAGAAGCAGCTAAGAACCGGAGGGCTCAGAGGGGACGGTGACTCATCAGGTCTCCATGCAAGGGACTCAAAAGTCCTCCTGCGCTTTGAGAACTGACCTACCTGCAATTTGGTCTTACTGTCTATGTCTAACCAGTTGCATCTTTCTCATCGCTCACTCTCAAGACAAAGCAATCTTCTTTCTCACAATGAcatgattaaaaaataagtaaactggTGGCCTGGAGGTTAGGATTCCCAGATCCTTTTTCTAGAAAGAGCCCAAACTTTAACTTCACCTTTTCTTCCGTGCCTCACACCGTTCACTGGCCGGCTCACCACTGTGCATATTAGGCAGCAGTGATGCTAAGAACAGGCTCAAAACAGGCTGAGAAAAGCTAACTAAATGGAACGACCGTGGAGCCCGGAGGAGGAAACCCAAGGCAGGATGCACtgggaggagccaggggctcagTTCTGTGAGTCCATTGGCAGCAGAGCAAGAGCAGTGTCTGAGCACCCTCCACGCTCACCCGCAAAATTCTGGACTCAAGACTGCAACAGAAATCTTTGAGTAGGCTGCTGAAAGAACTTCCCACTCACTAACAAGGAACTAGTGTGGGAGCTTGAGGATTTTAAATTAAGAACTTGAGAGCTATTACttgttccctgctcccagccaaGAGTGTAAGGCGAGAGGCCACAGTAAGGAAGGTGTTGCAGCGGTGGTGACAGACACTGGAGAGTGGCTCTCACTGGATGGCTCCTGTGGCCTCAGCATCACCTGGCATTTCGTAAACAAGGCAACACTCGTGGGCTCCACTTGCAGAAGCAGAGTCTGCATCCACAAAGCCCTGCTGGAGATTCTGAGGCTGGCTGAAGTTAGAGATCCAGTGATTTCCACGGGAGGAGAGATGACCTGTAGCTAACCTCGTGAGATCTCCCTGAGCCCACTGAGTCAGGGACACAACACAGGCCAGAGAAGAAGTGGGAGTTGAATCAGTATCTGGGGGTTCCCTTCTCTGTACGGACCAGGAAGAGATCATTCTGTCATCTCCAAGCTTTCCTGCTTTCAGGAGAGGCAGACTTTGACCAGATAAATTGATCAGACAGCTTGCAGGAAGCTGGCTAAAAACACAAGCTTTTGCATTCTTCAAAGGCCTCGCTTGTGTGGAAACCCACAGCCCTCCTGCCCCACTCCAGTGAGTCCCACAGAGCAGGGCACTCTAGCCTCAGCCTCACCCTCCTCGGTGACTCGGAGGGGAATCAGCCGCGTCGTCTTCACGAAGGGCCGGTGCGCCTCAAACTCAAACTCTCGGGACACGTTACAGGTGTAGAGGCCGGAGTCATTCAGAGTGACATTGAGCACGGTGATGGACACATCCTGCAGGTCCTTGCTCCCGTTCCACTGCAGGCGCCCCTGGAAGGGGCTCTCCACCTCCTGGTGGCCATTTCGGTACTCGTAGATCTGcaggtacagagacagaagaggatAGGGCCCAGAGAGGAGATAGAGTAGGACAGCAAGATGGGAATGGGGTAGAGAAGAATCGCAGGTGGTTAGGAAAGAGAGAGGACGCACCAGGAGACCTAGAATTTTTTGTTGGGGGAGGATGAGGAGATGCAAAGGGCAGGAGAGAACAAAGATGGAGAAAGATgggcagtggggctggcattgtggcatggcaggttaggctacgcctgtggtgctggcatcccatacaggtgccggtttgcatcctgactgctctacctctgatccagctccctgctaatgcacctgggaaagcagcagaagatggcccaagtgcttggacccttgtacccatgtgggagacctggatggagttccaggctcttggcttcagcctgaccccagccattgtggctacttggagagtgaaccagcaggtgcaagattctcactctctttctttctctgtctttctctctctgtctctctctctctctctctctctctgtttccctgtcctcctacctttcaaataaataaaataaatcttggggggaaaaaaggaacGAGTTCAGCTTTAGGAAAGCAAGAAACAGGAGCTAGCAAAAGCCAGTTCCACCCAGGGCTGTCTCCATTAAAAATCTTTGTGCAAGAGAACCTGGCCCCAGAACAACAACGTGGTGTAATAAAAAGTGCCTTGTAACTGCTGTCAAATGCGAACTCTCTCTTACCTAacttcctgagcctcagtttccccacttctGTGTATATATCATTTCTCCGGGAAACAATACAGTGTTTCCTCGTATTCCAGGAAGTACTTTCTACTAACCCAGAAAATCAGAGCTCATGAGTCCTGGTAACAACCTATAAGGTAGCTATGTCACATACCCCATTTTTAAAACCaggaaacaggcagagagaggttgggTTGTGTGTTCCAGGGCACAGAGCTAAGAGTGGAATCcagcctcaaacccaggcaccctggccCCAGAGTCAGTGGAAGAGTAGATAATGGTCACCTCCAAAGTGGGACTACAAACAGATGCTCACCAGCCATCTGTGCCACTGACATTGGCTGTGGCACAGGATCAGAGTTGGGAGGGCTCCCTGCTCTGCCAGAAGTGTGTGTCATGGGGAGGACTAGGGGttcctggtgggagggagggtgctggggccACATGGGAGGTGAGGCACAGCACGGACCCACTGGAGAACGAAGTAAACATTCTGCCCATGGATGCAGCTGGACAGCTGACCATCAGCCTTGGTCATCGCTTTCATCCTTATTTCTGTGTGACCTCAAGGAGCTAACCTGTGTTATTGCATATAACCGTGCTCTGTTTTATTTCAATTCTCCAGGGGATGGTGTGGGGAATTAAATGGAAATACTCGCCAAGTGCCTAGTTTTGTGCCTAGCCACAACCGGCTCTAAATACGGTTTATCTCCTCCTCATCCTTCTTCCTGCTGGTACCCAGGGGTGCTTGAGGCTGGCCAAGTGCCTTTCTCCCTGGTTCAAAGGAGCTGAGCTATACTAAGGCTGTCACTTATCCACTGAGGAGCTGTCAGcacttggaagaaaaaaaagccCGAGTGTGCTAAATTGCCATCCCCTAGACTGTCAGGAGTCGGGCACACAACAGCAGAGACCAGCAAAAGAAAGGCCAAAGTCAGCCGGAGGACATACAAGGAAGTCTTTGCCGCCCTCGGGCCTGTAGAACCATTCCACTACCGTGGtggcctccacctcctccctcttcatGCAGGAG from Oryctolagus cuniculus chromosome 1, mOryCun1.1, whole genome shotgun sequence includes these protein-coding regions:
- the SCN3B gene encoding sodium channel regulatory subunit beta-3 — translated: MPAFNRSCVLASLLLIYGVSVCFPVCVEVPSETEAVQGTPMKLRCISCMKREEVEATTVVEWFYRPEGGKDFLIYEYRNGHQEVESPFQGRLQWNGSKDLQDVSITVLNVTLNDSGLYTCNVSREFEFEAHRPFVKTTRLIPLRVTEEAGEDFTSVVSEIMMYILLVFLTLWLLIEMVYCYRKVSKAEEAAQENASDYLAIPSENKENSAVPVEE